Genomic DNA from Paenibacillus sp. KS-LC4:
GCTTTTGTATACGTGTCTGCCGTATTTAATGGCTTCGCCGTTGCGCTGCTCTATCCAACGCTGACGACTTATCTTTCTTTTATTTTGCCGGAGAAAACCCGCTATGTGCTGATGGCGATTTTTTTATCGTCCTATGATCTCGGCTTTTCCCTTGGCGGCTTCGCAATGGGCATTCTCGTGCAAAACAGCTCTTACCCTGCCATGTTTACAAGCTGTACCCTGTTATCCATGACAGCTGCATTTCTTATTATTTTTTCCAAAAGAACAATGGAAGCGAAGCCAGCCCCTTAAGGAGCTGGCTTCGCTTCATAATAAACACAATAAAAAGAGCTGATTCCCGTTTGAAGCAGGAAGCAGCTCTTTCATAGGTAACACTATAGTATTACAATCGCCGTAACAGCGCATATGTGCGAGAATGGCGGAGAAGGTGGGATTCGAACCCACGCACGCTTTGACACGCCTAGCTGATTTCGAGTCAGCCCCCTTGGGCCTCTTGGGTACCTCTCCGCATATAAGAATATCTTATCATATTTGCTGACTCGATGCAACTAAAAACTCTTATATTTTTATGCCCTTTGCAAGCAGTCGATTCGTGCTCTTTTGCAGCTGCTGCGTGCGCGCTTGTCCAAAGGAATACGGACCAATAAAGGTGGAATGCCATACCGCGAATATATAAAGCGCCCACAGCTTCCGCGAGTAATCCCCCTTACCCTCGCGGTGCTGCATTAGCATTAGACGGGCAGCATGGACATTAAACCATTGCGGTACAAGGCTAATTTGCTCGAGCATTTGATCCCCGATCTTTCCATGCAGCCACTTCCGAAGCGGGATCGGAAATCCAAGCTTAGGCCGCTGTAATAGCGGTTCAGGAAGAATGCCACGCATCGCTTCTCTCAACACGTACTTGGTCGTTCCGTTTGCCAGCTTATATTCGGCTGGAATTTTGCGGGCCACCTCAAATACCTCTTTATCGAGAAAAGGAACACGCAGCTCCAGCGAATGCGCCATGCTCATTTTATCCGCCTTCATCAAAATATCACCCGGCAGCCAGAAGTTCACATCAATCAGCTGCATACGAGTCACATCATCTAAATGGCGGCTATTATAATAAACATCGCTTGTCAGTGAAGCCGAAGGCTGCATCGCCTCAAAACGCTCTGGATTAAGCTGGGTAATTTGTTGTTTATCTTTTTCATTAAACAGCTTGGCATTTCCATAAAAACGCTGCTCAATCGGCGAGAAACCACGAAGCAAATAGTTTTTACCGCGAAAAGCGAGCGGAACCCGCTCCACCATTCGATGCAGCCGCGACTTCATACCGTTTGGCAGCCATGAGACAGGCCTCAACGAGCGCGGCTCGCCATAGATTCTATAACCGCCAAACAGCTCATCTGCTCCCTCTCCCGACATGACGACCGTTACCTGCTTTCCTGCCAGCTGAGATAGGCTGTATAATGCAATAGCTGACGGGTCGGCAACCGGCTCGTCCATATGCCATACTGCTTTTTGCGTATTTGCGAAAAATTGCTCCGGCGTTATTACCTCCTCATAATGCTTTGAGCCAATTACGTTAGCCGCTGTCCGGGCATATTCATTTTCATTTCGCTCTCCTGCAAAGCCTACCGAGAAGGTTTTCGTTAGCTGCTCCTGCATGGATAACGCTGCAATCACCGACGAGTCGATTCCGCCTGATAAAAAACTGCCAAGCGGCACATCACCCTGGCGATGCAGCTTCACCGAATCGTGAAGCACGGCTTTAATTTCCTCAATAAATGTGCCTATCGGCCGCTGCTCCGGTTCAAAAACAGGCTCCCAATAACGCCGCTTGGTTATCCTGCCTTCCCGATCAACCAGCATAAAATGCCCCGGCTCCAGCTTGTGGACTCCTATAAACATCGTCTGCGGCTGCGGTACGTACTGAAAGGTCAAATAGTGCATCATGCTGGCATAATCCACATGCGGCGCTTGTCCGCTTACAGCCAGAAGCCCCTTTAACTCTGATGAAAAAAGAAACTGATGCTCCTCCTGCGAATAATAGAACGGCTTTATTCCAAAATGATCCCTCGCCGCAAACAAGCGCTGTTCCCTTCTATCCCAAATCGCAAAGCTGAACATGCCTCTCAAATGATGCAAGCAATCTATTCCATATTCCTCATAGAGATGAACGATGATCTCTGAATCAGTACGATTTCGAAACTGATGGCCTTTGCTTTGCAACTGTTGCTTCAGCTCTTTATAATTGTATATTTCTCCATTAAATACAAGCCAAACCTGCCCATTTTCATTGGTCATTGGCTGGGCTCCATCTTCAATATCAACAATAGAAAGCCTGTTAAAGCCTAATGCTGCTCTATCCATAATCTGGATGCCGGATTGATTAGGACCACGATGTCCTATCTGCTCCATCATGCTGCTGATTTCTCTATCCGTTGGATCACTTCCATTGCCATATCGGATGATTCCGGAAATTCCACACATCGGCCTCTCTCCTCCACTCTCCTGATCGCTAAGACGTAGTATTTCTTAAAATATAAGCATTTATAAGTTTTCCCTTATAAACAGGCTTATATTTCTCCGACAAAGCTCTTCGGTCGTCCTAGAAGGACGACAAAGTCGTTTTTGCTTGTGTCAAAACATACTATACGGAGCGAAAGTATCTGAAAAACGTCCGTGTTGTTTCCAAGCAGTAAGCAATGGAAAAGGCGAGAAACAAAAAAACTCCATCTCCTTTAAATAAAAGGATGGAGTTCACTCATTTCTGCAATCATTTATTCCGTTAACGATTTTTTATTGTGAGTCAGTCCGTTTCAGACTGGATCGGCGCTTGCCCTCCATCAGCAGAAGTGGTGGAACGAAGCACTTTTTTCATATTTTTCTCAAACTTCGCCCGAGGTATTAATACACTGTGCTTACAGCCTACGCATTTAATACGAATATCCATGCCCATTCGAATAATTTCCATCTCATTCGAACCGCAAGGATGCTGCTTTTTCATCTGGACGACATCACCAAGCTCAAATTGCTTACGCTCCATTTCTTTCTCCACTCCTCTCATCTCGATGATAGGTAACCATACGTGGATACGGCGTATCCATACCATTCTCAACCAGCGCTTTCTTCACCTGCAAATTAATCTTTCTGGCCAGCGCATGCTGGGTATTTGGCAAGCATTCCGCTATAATACGGATTTTCACTTCTGTTGCACCCATCAGTTGAATACCAAGCACCTCTGGCGGTTTCACAAGATTTTC
This window encodes:
- a CDS encoding DUF951 domain-containing protein, whose product is MERKQFELGDVVQMKKQHPCGSNEMEIIRMGMDIRIKCVGCKHSVLIPRAKFEKNMKKVLRSTTSADGGQAPIQSETD
- the asnB gene encoding asparagine synthase (glutamine-hydrolyzing), whose amino-acid sequence is MCGISGIIRYGNGSDPTDREISSMMEQIGHRGPNQSGIQIMDRAALGFNRLSIVDIEDGAQPMTNENGQVWLVFNGEIYNYKELKQQLQSKGHQFRNRTDSEIIVHLYEEYGIDCLHHLRGMFSFAIWDRREQRLFAARDHFGIKPFYYSQEEHQFLFSSELKGLLAVSGQAPHVDYASMMHYLTFQYVPQPQTMFIGVHKLEPGHFMLVDREGRITKRRYWEPVFEPEQRPIGTFIEEIKAVLHDSVKLHRQGDVPLGSFLSGGIDSSVIAALSMQEQLTKTFSVGFAGERNENEYARTAANVIGSKHYEEVITPEQFFANTQKAVWHMDEPVADPSAIALYSLSQLAGKQVTVVMSGEGADELFGGYRIYGEPRSLRPVSWLPNGMKSRLHRMVERVPLAFRGKNYLLRGFSPIEQRFYGNAKLFNEKDKQQITQLNPERFEAMQPSASLTSDVYYNSRHLDDVTRMQLIDVNFWLPGDILMKADKMSMAHSLELRVPFLDKEVFEVARKIPAEYKLANGTTKYVLREAMRGILPEPLLQRPKLGFPIPLRKWLHGKIGDQMLEQISLVPQWFNVHAARLMLMQHREGKGDYSRKLWALYIFAVWHSTFIGPYSFGQARTQQLQKSTNRLLAKGIKI